In Halobacillus amylolyticus, the following proteins share a genomic window:
- a CDS encoding UvrD-helicase domain-containing protein, whose protein sequence is MVYINKEEWQPKQGIVLEEQAYEIVKCEENSRVLAGPGAGKTELLGQRASYLLETNTCRNPKKILAISFKKDSATNLQERVKQRCGIELASRFESKTFESFAKNLVDRFGNGLPNYLKPSADYIIKFINPRDVRELFDCMGNPENYPWERISYRDFAMNHASESLPLLKQDVNSLESYYKYRIWSYLIKEQTKSELTFPMISRLAEYLMRSNPKLVFALQETYSHVFLDEFQDTTSLQYDLFKTCFKGSNVKVTAVGDIKQRIMGWAGAMPEAFSYFGKDFHSENYELILNHRSTKKLIDIQSSIVEDILGVNPETEYPTYKAETKNSDCKVFIYENEIDEAESVANLIDYKLESENLQPRDICILVRMLPDRYSETVISELNSKNIHSRIENKWQDLLAENCMPLILNCLRLAIHERDPDSWSDLLSFLKYVNGAYDSEEYKLEISAHQFLQKLKESILSEIQTRDLIWEIINFVGIDHLKDNFPEYFQGDYLERVINETSSFLDLSLNRQGGKWKEALDDFLGLNSIPIMSIHKSKGLEFECVIFLGLEDDAFRNYTENKTEEDYTFFVALSRAKKDFYITFNSGRFGGQQRINISPIYQMIDNAGVDIVKGT, encoded by the coding sequence ATGGTTTATATTAATAAAGAAGAATGGCAGCCTAAACAAGGGATTGTATTAGAAGAGCAGGCATATGAAATAGTTAAGTGTGAAGAAAATAGTAGAGTATTAGCTGGTCCAGGAGCTGGAAAAACAGAATTACTTGGTCAAAGAGCTTCTTATCTACTTGAAACAAACACATGTCGAAACCCAAAAAAGATCCTGGCCATCAGTTTTAAAAAGGACTCTGCTACCAATCTTCAAGAAAGAGTAAAACAACGGTGTGGTATAGAATTAGCATCTAGATTCGAATCAAAGACTTTTGAATCATTTGCAAAGAACCTTGTTGATAGGTTTGGAAATGGGTTACCTAATTATTTAAAGCCATCAGCAGATTATATTATCAAATTCATTAATCCAAGAGATGTTAGGGAGCTTTTTGATTGTATGGGGAACCCAGAGAATTATCCTTGGGAACGTATCTCATATAGAGACTTTGCTATGAACCATGCATCAGAGTCTCTTCCGCTTTTAAAGCAAGATGTGAATTCGCTAGAAAGCTATTACAAATATCGAATATGGTCTTACTTGATAAAAGAGCAAACCAAATCAGAATTAACTTTCCCTATGATTTCACGACTTGCTGAATATCTTATGAGATCAAACCCAAAACTAGTATTTGCTTTACAAGAAACATATAGCCATGTTTTTTTAGATGAATTCCAAGATACTACTTCACTTCAATACGATTTATTCAAAACTTGCTTCAAGGGATCTAATGTAAAAGTTACAGCGGTAGGCGATATTAAACAAAGAATAATGGGATGGGCTGGAGCAATGCCAGAGGCATTCTCATATTTCGGAAAAGATTTCCATTCGGAAAATTATGAATTAATATTGAATCATCGATCAACTAAAAAATTAATTGATATCCAATCGTCTATTGTTGAAGATATTCTTGGTGTGAATCCAGAAACGGAATACCCCACATATAAGGCTGAAACTAAAAATAGTGATTGCAAAGTCTTTATTTATGAAAATGAAATAGATGAAGCTGAGAGCGTTGCAAATCTTATTGATTACAAATTAGAAAGTGAAAATTTGCAACCCAGAGACATTTGCATATTAGTGAGAATGTTACCAGACAGGTACAGTGAGACTGTTATAAGCGAATTAAATAGTAAGAACATACACTCTAGGATTGAAAATAAATGGCAAGACTTGCTAGCTGAAAATTGTATGCCTTTGATATTAAATTGTCTGAGATTAGCTATTCATGAAAGAGATCCAGATTCTTGGTCAGATTTATTGAGTTTTTTAAAATATGTTAATGGGGCATATGATAGCGAAGAATACAAGTTAGAAATTTCTGCACATCAATTCCTACAAAAATTGAAGGAGAGCATACTTAGTGAGATACAGACCAGAGATTTAATTTGGGAAATTATAAATTTCGTTGGAATTGACCATTTAAAAGACAATTTTCCAGAATATTTTCAAGGTGACTATTTAGAGAGAGTAATTAACGAAACATCTAGTTTTTTAGATCTTTCCTTAAATCGTCAAGGTGGGAAATGGAAGGAAGCTCTTGATGACTTTTTAGGTCTAAATTCTATACCTATAATGTCTATTCATAAAAGCAAAGGATTAGAGTTTGAATGTGTTATCTTCTTAGGTCTGGAAGACGATGCATTCAGAAATTATACAGAGAATAAAACTGAAGAAGACTATACTTTTTTTGTAGCATTATCCCGTGCAAAAAAAGATTTCTATATTACATTTAATTCAGGGCGTTTCGGAGGTCAGCAACGAATAAACATATCTCCAATTTATCAAATGATAGATAATGCCGGAGTAGATATAGTGAAAGGCACGTGA
- a CDS encoding ATP-dependent nuclease, which yields MEGVTIYISKLLIKNFRSFGSIKENQGRKESPIEINLNNLTLFIGANSTGKTATNNALLKLFSPYRKERLVEEHDFHQPLNEEEQKDYLSIEAILSFPELTNQETSDAIPPHFNQMSINEVGDNPYVRVRLEATLSDKHSIEPIIEQQLQYILSPLNTEYDDEKRKPVSQSERSQIQMFYIPASRKPSTQLKNSSGTIFGRILNGINWPEGLDDDIEKEMETVDELFDDVKGVKSLRSIINKQWSKYHNDSRYSSTSVSFNHSNLDSILKKVEVNFDPSETKNSTKVDQLGDGLQSLFYLSLVNSLLEIEKLAINEKQKDSEEPIFKIDPPCLTLVALEEPENHVSPHLLGRILSGFLELSNQSNAQVTVSTHSPSMIKRIDPKVIRHFRLDEANGASVVRQIELPSKSKESEYKYVKGAVKAYPELYFSNLVILCEGDSEEIIIPRLLELINARSDFSGISIVPLGGKHVNHFWKLLYELKIPYVTLIDLDRERDGGGWGRIKYLLDQLIETGISKDDLLELENGEILSNKAYEDMRNWPLDTKNLESWIDFLEGYGVYFSAPLDVDFVMLEGFIDEYKITIPRNGGPRGLDGGKQSTKYKEKLNKSIRNTLKQNGGDGDTFTVEQLDLMIWYDYFFLGRGKPSTHIEALENVNEEKLNDNLPESFSRFLNDIEKRLR from the coding sequence ATGGAGGGTGTAACCATTTACATATCAAAGCTACTTATAAAAAACTTTAGATCTTTTGGTTCCATAAAGGAAAATCAAGGCAGGAAAGAGTCCCCTATTGAGATTAACCTTAACAATTTAACATTATTTATAGGTGCTAATAGTACGGGAAAAACTGCAACTAATAATGCTTTACTGAAACTATTCAGTCCTTATAGAAAGGAAAGACTTGTTGAGGAACATGACTTTCACCAACCATTAAATGAAGAAGAACAAAAAGACTACCTTTCAATTGAAGCAATTTTATCTTTTCCAGAACTGACCAACCAAGAGACTTCTGATGCTATTCCACCTCACTTTAATCAGATGAGCATCAACGAAGTAGGGGATAACCCTTATGTAAGAGTGCGTTTAGAAGCTACGTTATCTGATAAACATTCTATAGAACCAATAATCGAGCAACAACTACAATATATTCTCTCACCTCTAAATACTGAATATGATGATGAGAAAAGAAAGCCTGTTTCTCAAAGTGAGAGGTCTCAAATACAAATGTTCTATATACCGGCGTCTAGAAAACCATCTACACAATTAAAAAATTCATCTGGAACGATTTTCGGGAGAATATTAAACGGAATTAACTGGCCAGAAGGTCTAGATGATGACATTGAAAAAGAAATGGAAACAGTTGATGAATTATTTGATGACGTCAAAGGTGTAAAATCATTAAGAAGTATAATAAACAAACAATGGAGCAAGTATCATAATGATTCAAGATACAGCTCTACAAGCGTATCTTTTAACCATTCGAACCTTGATTCGATCTTAAAAAAAGTAGAAGTTAATTTCGATCCAAGTGAAACAAAGAATTCTACTAAAGTTGATCAACTAGGTGATGGGTTACAGTCCCTATTTTATTTATCATTAGTAAATTCTCTTTTAGAGATCGAAAAGTTGGCTATAAATGAGAAGCAGAAAGATTCTGAAGAGCCGATATTTAAAATTGATCCCCCTTGTCTTACATTGGTTGCACTTGAAGAGCCTGAAAACCATGTATCTCCTCATTTACTAGGTAGGATATTGAGTGGTTTTTTAGAGTTATCAAATCAAAGCAATGCTCAAGTTACTGTCTCGACTCACTCACCTTCAATGATTAAAAGAATTGACCCAAAGGTAATAAGGCATTTTAGGCTCGATGAAGCTAATGGTGCTTCAGTAGTTCGACAAATAGAATTACCAAGTAAAAGTAAAGAGAGTGAATACAAATATGTAAAAGGTGCAGTAAAAGCCTATCCTGAACTTTACTTCTCTAACCTTGTAATATTATGCGAAGGTGACAGTGAAGAAATAATTATCCCAAGATTACTTGAATTAATTAATGCAAGGTCAGACTTTTCTGGCATTTCGATAGTGCCGTTAGGGGGTAAACATGTAAATCATTTTTGGAAATTATTATATGAATTAAAAATCCCTTATGTCACGTTAATAGATTTAGATAGAGAAAGAGACGGCGGAGGATGGGGTAGAATTAAATATTTGTTAGATCAACTAATTGAAACAGGTATAAGTAAAGATGATTTGCTTGAGCTTGAGAATGGTGAAATTTTATCTAATAAGGCTTACGAAGATATGAGGAATTGGCCACTAGATACAAAAAACTTGGAGTCATGGATAGATTTCTTGGAAGGCTATGGAGTGTACTTTTCAGCTCCACTAGATGTCGACTTTGTTATGTTAGAAGGGTTTATAGATGAATATAAAATAACCATTCCTCGAAATGGTGGCCCCCGTGGCCTTGATGGGGGCAAACAGTCTACTAAGTATAAAGAGAAATTGAATAAGAGTATAAGAAATACTCTTAAGCAAAATGGTGGAGATGGTGATACTTTTACTGTAGAACAACTTGATCTAATGATTTGGTACGACTACTTCTTTCTTGGTAGAGGTAAACCTAGCACACATATTGAAGCTCTCGAAAATGTTAATGAGGAAAAGTTAAATGATAACTTACCAGAATCATTTTCACGTTTTTTAAATGATATAGAGAAACGGTTAAGGTGA
- a CDS encoding ImmA/IrrE family metallo-endopeptidase, with translation MRFPCYTTTILEDLITQWYKSHNFKEPTDLSVHNIGFENKIFVNCRPTQASYMKLGKFQEIVLDSRLPQVNQREQFFHELCHALRHAGRQLIMPKDFYELQERDARHFTLYASLPYHMIKEYTLSDPEIINVWSQDFNIPLDVCQERLEKIKRRPIVPGKTIL, from the coding sequence TTGAGATTTCCTTGCTACACAACCACAATTCTAGAAGACCTTATAACTCAGTGGTATAAAAGTCACAATTTTAAAGAACCGACTGATTTAAGTGTTCATAACATTGGATTTGAGAACAAGATCTTTGTTAACTGTAGACCCACTCAAGCTAGTTATATGAAATTAGGGAAGTTTCAAGAAATTGTTTTAGATAGTCGCCTTCCCCAGGTAAACCAAAGAGAGCAATTCTTCCATGAGCTTTGCCACGCTTTGAGACATGCTGGACGGCAGTTAATAATGCCTAAAGATTTTTATGAGCTTCAAGAAAGAGATGCAAGGCACTTCACTCTTTACGCCTCGCTACCCTATCACATGATTAAAGAGTATACCTTGAGTGATCCTGAAATCATTAATGTATGGTCTCAAGATTTCAATATTCCTTTAGACGTATGCCAGGAACGACTGGAGAAAATTAAGAGACGTCCTATTGTACCAGGAAAAACCATTTTATAA
- a CDS encoding tyrosine-type recombinase/integrase: MAYIRKRGNKWSYQVEWLDPVTGTRRTKSKGGFTRKTDARVEAEELERELREGSFVEENKITLNEFADEWLNFYAKNSKVSSHRGRTKELKHFRTYFSKMKLTNITRKHYQAFLDDLHEKGYAHNTLDGIHTTGRMLFKKALEFNLIKTNPSEFAKIPKKIQTVEEIEQNDEVIKFLEKNELITFLKTAKGKGLDRDFIMFLTLAYSGLRVGEMLALKWTDVNFNNDTIRITKTYYNPNNNTKDYQLLTPKTKGSIRTLKMDKQVMNEFKKHLTYQKEIKMALGDLYNDFGFVFAKEINNPGYPDFIKTVENRMRRLLKLSGIEKNVTPHSFRHTHTSLLIEAGVGSKEIQQRLGHGDINTTMNIYAHITKNMEQKASEKFSELMKGALEEDIL, from the coding sequence ATGGCATATATAAGAAAAAGAGGTAACAAGTGGTCATATCAAGTAGAATGGTTAGATCCAGTCACCGGAACAAGAAGAACAAAGTCTAAAGGTGGCTTCACAAGAAAAACAGATGCAAGAGTAGAAGCAGAGGAATTAGAAAGGGAGTTAAGAGAAGGATCCTTTGTTGAAGAAAACAAAATTACTCTTAATGAATTCGCCGATGAATGGCTTAATTTCTATGCGAAGAATTCTAAGGTTAGCTCGCACCGTGGGCGTACTAAAGAATTGAAGCATTTTAGAACATATTTTTCGAAAATGAAATTAACTAATATTACAAGGAAACACTATCAAGCATTTCTTGATGACCTACACGAAAAAGGATACGCCCATAATACCTTGGATGGAATCCATACTACTGGCCGAATGTTATTTAAGAAGGCGTTAGAATTTAACCTTATTAAAACAAATCCAAGTGAGTTCGCAAAAATCCCAAAGAAAATTCAAACAGTCGAGGAAATTGAGCAGAATGATGAGGTAATAAAATTTTTAGAGAAGAATGAGCTGATAACTTTTTTAAAAACAGCTAAGGGAAAGGGATTAGATAGGGATTTTATTATGTTTCTCACCCTTGCTTATAGTGGCTTGCGTGTAGGAGAAATGCTGGCACTTAAATGGACAGATGTGAACTTCAATAATGACACTATCCGCATTACAAAAACCTATTACAATCCTAATAATAATACGAAGGATTATCAGCTGCTCACTCCTAAAACAAAAGGATCTATACGGACGTTAAAAATGGACAAGCAAGTGATGAATGAGTTTAAGAAGCATTTAACTTACCAGAAAGAAATTAAAATGGCTCTTGGAGATCTCTACAATGATTTTGGATTTGTATTTGCAAAAGAGATAAATAATCCGGGTTATCCTGATTTTATAAAAACGGTTGAAAACCGGATGAGACGTCTTTTAAAGCTTAGTGGGATCGAGAAGAATGTTACACCACATTCCTTTAGGCACACCCATACCTCTCTTCTAATTGAGGCTGGCGTAGGATCCAAAGAAATTCAGCAAAGATTAGGTCATGGAGATATCAATACTACGATGAACATCTATGCTCACATTACTAAGAATATGGAACAAAAGGCATCAGAAAAGTTCAGTGAACTTATGAAAGGAGCATTAGAGGAAGATATTTTATAA
- the groL gene encoding chaperonin GroEL (60 kDa chaperone family; promotes refolding of misfolded polypeptides especially under stressful conditions; forms two stacked rings of heptamers to form a barrel-shaped 14mer; ends can be capped by GroES; misfolded proteins enter the barrel where they are refolded when GroES binds), which translates to MAKEIKFSEDARRAMLRGVDTLADAVKVTLGPKGRNVVLDKKFGSPLITNDGVTIAKEIELEDHFENMGAQLVSEVASKTNDVAGDGTTTATVLAQAMIREGLKNVTSGANPVGIRRGIEQAVEVATEELRKITKPIEGRESIAQVASISSSDNEVGQLIAEAMERVGNDGVITIEESKGFNTELEVVEGMQFDRGYASPYMVTDQDKMEAVLEDPYILITDKKINNIQEVLPVLEQVVQQSKPLLLISEDVEGEALATLVVNKLRGTFNAVAVKAPGFGDRRKAMLEDIATLTGGQVITEDLGLDLKNTTIDQLGRASKAVITKENTTIVEGNGNPEQIASRVAQVRAQAEESTSEFDKEKLQERLAKLAGGVAVIKVGAATETELKERKLRIEDALNSTRAAVEEGIVAGGGTALINIIKSVEGLGLVDDEGTGASIVLRALEEPVRQIVHNAGLEGSIIVERLKGEAVGTGFNAATGEWVDMIDSGIVDPTKVTRSALQNAASVAAMFLTTEAVVADLPEEDNGGGGGMPDMGGMGGMGGMM; encoded by the coding sequence ATGGCTAAAGAGATTAAATTTAGTGAAGACGCGCGCCGCGCAATGCTTCGCGGTGTAGATACATTGGCAGATGCCGTTAAAGTAACATTAGGACCAAAAGGACGTAACGTCGTTCTTGATAAAAAATTTGGTTCTCCACTGATTACAAATGATGGGGTAACCATTGCAAAAGAAATCGAATTAGAAGATCACTTTGAAAATATGGGTGCACAGCTTGTATCTGAAGTTGCTTCTAAAACAAATGACGTAGCAGGTGACGGTACAACAACTGCAACTGTCCTTGCACAAGCTATGATCCGTGAAGGATTGAAAAACGTAACGTCTGGTGCGAACCCTGTTGGTATTCGCCGCGGGATCGAACAAGCGGTGGAAGTTGCAACAGAAGAGCTCCGTAAAATTACTAAGCCGATCGAAGGCCGTGAGTCTATCGCACAGGTAGCTTCCATTTCTTCTTCAGATAATGAAGTAGGTCAGCTAATTGCTGAAGCAATGGAACGTGTAGGAAACGACGGCGTTATCACAATCGAAGAATCTAAAGGATTTAATACAGAGCTAGAAGTAGTAGAAGGGATGCAATTTGATCGCGGATACGCTTCTCCATATATGGTTACAGACCAAGATAAAATGGAAGCTGTTCTTGAAGATCCCTACATTCTAATTACAGACAAGAAGATTAATAACATTCAGGAAGTCCTTCCTGTCCTCGAGCAGGTTGTTCAACAATCCAAGCCGCTTCTACTGATCTCTGAAGACGTAGAAGGTGAAGCACTTGCAACACTTGTTGTTAACAAACTTCGCGGCACATTTAACGCAGTAGCTGTTAAAGCACCAGGCTTTGGCGATCGTCGTAAAGCTATGCTTGAAGACATTGCCACACTAACTGGCGGTCAAGTGATCACTGAAGATCTTGGATTAGATCTGAAAAACACAACGATCGACCAGCTTGGACGTGCATCTAAAGCCGTAATTACAAAAGAAAACACAACAATTGTTGAAGGGAACGGAAACCCAGAGCAAATCGCTTCCCGCGTTGCTCAAGTTCGTGCCCAGGCTGAAGAATCTACCTCAGAATTCGATAAAGAGAAACTACAAGAACGTCTTGCTAAACTTGCTGGCGGAGTAGCTGTCATCAAAGTTGGTGCAGCCACAGAAACAGAATTGAAAGAGCGTAAACTACGCATTGAAGATGCATTGAACTCTACTCGCGCCGCAGTAGAAGAAGGCATCGTTGCAGGTGGCGGTACAGCTCTTATAAACATCATCAAATCTGTTGAAGGACTAGGTCTAGTTGATGACGAAGGAACAGGTGCAAGCATCGTTTTACGTGCACTAGAAGAGCCAGTTCGCCAAATCGTTCACAATGCAGGGCTTGAAGGCTCCATTATTGTTGAACGTCTGAAAGGTGAAGCGGTAGGCACAGGCTTTAACGCAGCTACTGGTGAATGGGTAGACATGATCGATAGCGGAATTGTTGACCCAACAAAAGTAACTCGTTCTGCCTTGCAAAACGCAGCATCTGTTGCGGCTATGTTCTTGACTACTGAAGCAGTCGTTGCTGATCTTCCTGAGGAAGACAACGGCGGTGGCGGCGGTATGCCTGACATGGGCGGAATGGGTGGAATGGGCGGCATGATGTAA
- the groES gene encoding co-chaperone GroES yields the protein MLKPLGDRIVIELVEEEQTTASGIVLPDSAKEKPQEGKIVAVGTGRVTENGEKIALEVSQGDHVIYSKFAGTEVKYEGNEYLIIRESDILAVVQ from the coding sequence TTGTTAAAGCCACTAGGTGATCGTATTGTAATTGAATTAGTAGAAGAAGAACAAACTACTGCAAGCGGAATCGTACTTCCCGACTCTGCGAAAGAAAAGCCTCAAGAAGGTAAAATCGTAGCAGTTGGAACAGGACGAGTAACTGAAAACGGTGAAAAGATTGCACTTGAAGTTTCACAAGGTGATCACGTCATCTATTCTAAGTTTGCAGGTACTGAAGTAAAATATGAAGGCAATGAATACTTAATCATTCGCGAAAGTGATATTTTAGCAGTCGTTCAGTAA
- a CDS encoding CPBP family intramembrane glutamic endopeptidase produces MPKRYWYIILTYVAAQLSTFVGLPLMLVLGLNQSDAIAAWSVISFTIATIIILRLLRKDMKQATMREDRSGAGKIILWSILGVFLALFAQGIAALIETEIFGVPAGSENTMNLMEIARQSPLFILLPVVFAPITEEIIFRKIIFGSIYKKSNFFVAVLLSALIFGAFHFDFEHILVYFAMGVVFAFLYVKTKSIITPIIAHMAMNSFVVITQFFVSEEEIRRMQEQLQTIFIGGLL; encoded by the coding sequence ATGCCTAAACGATATTGGTATATTATTCTTACGTATGTGGCTGCACAGCTGTCCACATTCGTTGGATTGCCACTTATGTTAGTTCTTGGTTTAAATCAGTCGGATGCCATTGCTGCATGGTCAGTTATCAGCTTTACGATCGCTACGATTATCATTCTGAGATTGCTAAGAAAAGATATGAAACAAGCCACAATGCGGGAAGATAGATCGGGTGCAGGAAAGATCATTCTTTGGTCTATTTTAGGTGTATTTCTCGCCTTATTTGCTCAAGGGATAGCCGCTCTGATTGAAACAGAGATATTCGGTGTACCAGCTGGCTCTGAGAATACGATGAACTTAATGGAAATTGCAAGACAATCCCCATTATTTATCTTATTACCTGTCGTATTTGCACCAATCACCGAGGAAATCATTTTCCGTAAAATCATTTTTGGTTCGATTTACAAGAAATCCAATTTCTTTGTTGCTGTCCTTCTGTCGGCACTCATATTCGGTGCGTTTCACTTCGACTTTGAACATATACTCGTCTATTTCGCAATGGGCGTTGTCTTCGCCTTTCTTTATGTGAAGACAAAAAGCATTATTACGCCGATCATTGCCCATATGGCAATGAATTCATTCGTCGTAATCACACAGTTTTTCGTTTCAGAAGAGGAAATTCGCCGCATGCAGGAACAATTGCAAACCATTTTCATTGGAGGCCTTCTGTAG
- a CDS encoding DUF4305 domain-containing protein, which produces MRISPLFMAFLYFAMGAAFTLIAVHSAEETVWNIRTLLPVLIATFNFAVTVRLIIAYIKIKKANNKK; this is translated from the coding sequence ATGAGGATTTCTCCTTTATTTATGGCCTTTCTTTATTTCGCAATGGGGGCAGCATTTACTTTAATTGCTGTCCACTCTGCGGAAGAAACCGTATGGAATATAAGGACTTTGCTTCCTGTACTCATTGCCACTTTTAACTTCGCTGTAACCGTCCGCCTAATTATTGCTTATATTAAAATAAAAAAAGCTAACAACAAAAAATAA
- a CDS encoding MDR family MFS transporter, with the protein MRKLPHKWLVVVSVLFGTFTVILNNSMLNPTLPRFIDIFNSNAVSVGWILTIFMVSMGMTMPLTGYFGDRFGKKKVYMVGLCIFIIGSLCGVFSQTLGMIIFSRAIQGMAGGLMMPIAMALIFNSFPRNERGLAVGVYGVAAMVAPAIGPTVGGLIIQFLDWPWLFAFNIPFGLIGLILSSKFLERTETNPTKRFDYIGFLIITLGIGSILYALGRGRSVDTLVDPLNIVLVTGGLSALILFVFYENRQDDPLLNLSVFKVPTYTVSILVTSSASIGLFSGIFLLPLLIQNVYELSAVMTGLLFLPAAVASGIFMSIGGRLLDKKGPKYVVPPGLAIMAAATLGLGMLQLSTPYWLILALNTIRGLGMGMGNMPATTSGMNAIPESLVAQGSAMNNIIRQISSSLGIVFFSIYYEVRRAQIATAPDIDMQAATLQTLNEAFLVSAGVLILAIPFSFILKGVQEDKQSERV; encoded by the coding sequence ATGAGGAAGTTGCCGCACAAGTGGTTAGTCGTAGTTTCTGTCCTGTTTGGAACCTTTACTGTTATTTTAAATAACAGTATGCTTAACCCTACGTTGCCAAGATTTATTGATATTTTCAATTCTAATGCCGTGTCTGTAGGCTGGATCTTGACAATTTTTATGGTTTCCATGGGAATGACCATGCCGCTAACCGGTTATTTTGGAGACCGCTTCGGTAAAAAGAAAGTGTACATGGTAGGGTTATGTATCTTTATCATAGGCTCTTTATGTGGAGTATTCTCACAAACGCTTGGAATGATTATTTTTTCTCGAGCGATTCAAGGAATGGCTGGCGGTTTAATGATGCCTATCGCTATGGCACTCATCTTCAATTCCTTTCCACGTAATGAACGAGGACTGGCTGTAGGGGTGTACGGGGTCGCAGCGATGGTCGCACCAGCCATTGGACCGACAGTCGGAGGATTGATCATCCAGTTTTTAGACTGGCCCTGGTTGTTTGCTTTTAATATTCCATTTGGTTTAATTGGGCTTATTTTATCTTCTAAGTTTCTTGAACGTACGGAAACGAATCCAACGAAGCGGTTTGATTATATCGGCTTTCTGATCATTACACTCGGAATAGGGTCTATTTTATATGCACTTGGCAGGGGACGCAGTGTTGACACATTAGTGGACCCATTGAATATTGTTCTTGTAACAGGTGGACTGTCAGCGCTTATTCTATTTGTGTTCTATGAAAACAGGCAGGATGATCCTTTGCTTAATCTGTCTGTCTTTAAAGTACCAACGTATACAGTGTCGATTTTAGTCACTTCGTCTGCTTCGATTGGATTGTTTTCAGGGATTTTTTTACTGCCTTTACTTATCCAAAATGTGTACGAGTTATCCGCGGTAATGACAGGATTGTTGTTTCTTCCAGCGGCGGTGGCAAGTGGAATATTTATGTCGATCGGAGGACGCTTGCTTGATAAAAAAGGGCCCAAATATGTCGTGCCACCTGGGCTTGCCATCATGGCAGCGGCAACCCTTGGTCTCGGCATGCTGCAGTTATCTACACCATACTGGTTGATCCTGGCTCTTAATACGATTCGCGGCTTAGGCATGGGAATGGGCAATATGCCTGCCACGACTTCAGGGATGAATGCAATTCCTGAATCGCTCGTTGCTCAAGGGTCAGCTATGAATAACATTATTAGACAAATTTCATCTTCGCTCGGCATTGTGTTTTTTTCGATTTATTATGAAGTGAGGCGGGCACAAATTGCAACGGCCCCCGATATAGATATGCAAGCAGCTACATTACAAACATTGAATGAAGCGTTCCTAGTCTCGGCAGGGGTGTTGATCCTAGCGATCCCGTTTTCATTTATCCTAAAAGGAGTTCAGGAGGATAAGCAGTCTGAACGTGTCTAA
- a CDS encoding redox-sensing transcriptional repressor Rex: MDSEHTKIPQATAKRLPLYYRFLNNLHGQGKLRVSSKELSEAVKVDSATIRRDFSYFGALGKKGYGYNVEYLLSFFRKTLDQDETTKVALIGVGNLGTAFLNYNFTKNNNTKIEVAFDANHDRIGEEVGGVPVQHIDDLEKHMDGIGVAILTVPATAAQGIADRLVEAGISGVLNFTPARITVPSNVRVHHIDLAIELQALVYFLKHYPLNEED, translated from the coding sequence ATGGATTCAGAACATACGAAGATTCCACAGGCAACGGCCAAGCGATTACCGCTATACTATCGTTTTTTAAATAACTTACATGGCCAAGGGAAGCTTCGGGTATCGTCAAAAGAATTAAGTGAAGCTGTGAAAGTGGATTCAGCTACGATCCGCCGCGATTTTTCCTATTTCGGAGCCCTTGGGAAAAAGGGCTATGGCTATAATGTGGAATATTTACTTTCCTTTTTTAGAAAGACCCTGGACCAGGACGAAACAACTAAGGTTGCATTGATCGGTGTTGGAAATCTTGGAACAGCCTTTCTAAACTATAACTTCACGAAAAATAATAATACAAAAATAGAAGTGGCGTTTGATGCCAATCACGATAGAATAGGGGAAGAGGTAGGAGGTGTGCCAGTTCAGCACATCGATGATTTAGAGAAGCATATGGACGGAATTGGTGTAGCGATTTTAACCGTTCCTGCTACAGCTGCACAAGGAATTGCAGATAGACTGGTAGAAGCAGGGATATCTGGTGTACTAAACTTCACACCTGCCCGCATCACTGTGCCTTCCAATGTCCGTGTTCACCACATTGATCTAGCCATTGAGTTACAAGCACTTGTCTATTTTTTAAAGCATTATCCTTTAAATGAAGAAGACTAA